One Arachis hypogaea cultivar Tifrunner chromosome 18, arahy.Tifrunner.gnm2.J5K5, whole genome shotgun sequence genomic window, attttaaaaaataaaatgtgattttttatcgtttattttataaatggaacaaaaaaaatatgagaaaaaaattatttaaggatGAGAGATAatattttactctctaaagtaaaaatttaaaatttaaaagatctaaatttaaaaaaatacaaaagtaagtttttgtttattttattttattttatttttatataaaattgagagaaatctgatacacaattttttttttcaaacatagccttcattatatatatacactctgtaataataataataataataataataataataataataatggtgtgCCACTCTGCTTGTaaattatgtatatatgtttatttCCATTTATAATAAACTATGAATGCTTGTTTTTACAcggtaaaatatatttattagcaAAGTAGATATAACACCCAAAAATAAAATTCTGGTATAATCCTATTGGAATTTGTAAACAAGAGGATTGAATTTGATTGCATTAATTCAAtgaaatgaattgaattgaataaagGTATGGCAGTGGCAGGTAACACCCGTCAAAATCACAAGCTGACACATTGTAAGAGTTGCATAGATATCGAATTGAATTCATATCTTTCCACTTGTTTAATCATGGCCTAAAAATCTAAACTGAAATCTTTGTCTTCTTTTATTTGCACTCTCTcatagattttctttctttcttgctaAATAGTAGTCCCTTTGACATGTTTTGTCTCCAATGCAATACACAGGGCAGCACAAGGACAAAGAGAAAAAGTGATCAACCCCACCACTAATTACCCCTCCCTCAAGCAATGACTCACATAGACATAGTCACATTACACATACACCAAAGTCAATACacttttgtgattttggttattttattatttgattgaatATTAGTAGTCATTTTATTAGTTACATACTGTATaattcttctctccctctctgtttTTTCTTTGGGAGTTGCAACTTGATGCTATTAGTGATACTTTTGATAAATAGAAAGCTAAAGACATTCTTTTAGgatacaaaagtgaaaaataaaatttgcaaattatatacataatagtaaagatataaaagaaaagaaaagtacatACAATGAATGATTGGTTTCTAgagcaaaaagatcttttttccccCTCAAAAAAACActtctttaataattttaaagtGTTTGAATTggattttattaaaaaggacatttaCATTAAAATAATAGATTTAGCTCTCATTTTTTTAAGCTAATGATAAAGAGcttaaagaaacataaaatattttttaataattaaaaatattatttcttagataattatctatctaaatgttaaatatatttttttaagtaaaagaaACCTTCATTAAAAGACAATCGAAATGCACCCTAAAACTTATTGTTGTATTAAATTTTATGCTTAATGATTCATTAACCAACACTAATATAGTATAGAGTAATTTGATGAACATTAAAGTTGTTGAAAAAGCTGGAAGAACATAGAtactccaataataataataatataaaattgacTAATGTATACATTTGTCTCTAATAAAATttcaatatatttaaattaattactgattaaaaatcttttaaaattaatcaatattttaattttttttaagcggCGGTAGTGCCTCTCCTAATAAAAGTTAGATTCTTGGGATGAAGTGCATGAAGTGATGAATTTATAGGACCCTCTAGTCACAGACTCCTCTATAATCATTGTAATGCAATCATGAATTCTCATTATTTCCTTTTTCCTAGACAACACTACTTTGTTCATGTTGAATTCTAGGTCCATAATTACCGTCATTCCAAAACTTTAATCCCCAAATTTTGGGCGTGGAAGATAAAGTTAACTTGATATGCACATGCAATGCGAGACCAAAAAATGGTGGGGGTTAAAACTatgatacatatatatatacggTTTGTAATTTCCAATTTTAGATGAAACAACAAACTAAGGTCTAGTCAATTTCTCACCCAACATAGTGCATGAAGCAATTAGGTACCATCACATTgcgattttttttaaagttaaagaaatttaaaacaattttttttcaaaaaaaaaaaagttaaagacGACTTTTAGGCTTagctataattttttatttatgcactTTCCTATCATGTGAGCTCCCTAAAAACGTGACACACGATATATTTGCATTAagcaaaagtaataaaataatttacataatatatgaaaaaaataagacCCTTTGTTAATGCTTTGAGATGGGATGGGCCAGTTTGAGAACAAgctaattgattaattaaaaaattaaagaattttgttAAAACTAATATAATCTTTACTTAAAGCTGCTTTTGGAATTCCATACATTACTCCTTCTTATACGTGAAAGTGCTTCAAGTGTTTTGAGATCTGAAAGCACCTTATTTTGATGTAGAAATTGCAGACATGGAAGAGGGGAAAATCCAGGGTTATGGAGAATATTTAAATGAGTTCCCTCAGAGacatgtatatatgtacataCATTGTCACGGATCAAATAAATCATGTGTCTGCTTGTCGAACTATGGGTCCAtatggttattttattttcaaaattactattttttttattcaaagtaaTTATTATTCGAGAGCCACATAGTAGGCGACAAATTTTTCCTCTTATCTAATTTTAACATAATTTAATGTCaaaaatttaaactcaaatttattttaattaagctAGCACAATCCTTGTTAGCCGAGGATGAAATTGCTTGGGTCCACAAATTTATTGGAGGTTTATTTTAACCTGAGTTACTTTAATCTCATGAGAGTTAATAATATATTAGAAGATAGTGACGGcctaatagaagaaaaaaatagaacatCCAATAAGACTGTGATACTTAGGAGGCACAACAACGACAAAGGAGTGAGGAGGAGTAATCGTAattagagagagttggagtacctTTTCTGGAAGAATGATTTGGGAAGAAAAAACAAGACACTCAATGAGACGGTGATGCTTGGGAGGCGTAACGACGACAATGAAGGAGTACAATGGGAAGGAGTAAACGTAATTAGAGAGAGTTGGAATACCTTTTCTGGAAGAATGATTTAGGAAGAAAAAATGAGACACCCAACGAGACGGTGATGCTTAGGAGGCGTAATGACGACGACGAAAGAATGTAGAAGGTAACATTAGAAAATAACTTACATGTTACTTTAAAAAGAGTAGAATAGCATTCACCATATTTTATACCATTATAATAAGAAAAGTCTTACGCGTTTGAAAAGATACAATATACTAACATAAATGGATCGCTCTCACGCTTCTCTCAAACTAGGCAGATATTTGAATTTTTAGATTCTTCGATGATTGTTAATATGGTTCTGCACTCACAGTTCCATTGACAAAGGTTATGAAATTTCACCTCTTTAAAATTGCAGCTTCTTTACTTGACTTGTCCGATTTTTTAAATCGTAGGTGCTGTGTTTTGcacttttttaaaagaaaaattaagatcTTGATTAATAGAAGATGTTAACGTTCTCACCGATTGCTGATTTTCTTACTCTTGCATAAAAATTTTCTTCTCTGTTGCTCATTCCTTTTCAACTGCAGAACAATTCAGAATTTTATTCTCTTACTCCATGTCAATAGTGGAATCAGTGTTAGAAGAACAGAATATTGAAGTAAGCAGTTTCTCCctcttttaattttatgatttttgtaaTGATTTTCATATTATATCAATGAACAcaatgatgattatgattatgaatttCTGAACTCGCAAAGCATGCTGTTTATGTTtttcataatataatttaaatttaatgtacataatagatttatatttttattatagagTGCTTAAAGATTTTTATGAACAGACAAGAAATATTAAGTCATATTTTTGGATACCATTATGAGTTTTTTCTTGCATATTTTGAATGGATGCAGAATGATGGACAGCAAGAAGCAAAGAGTTGcagaaaaacaataaatgacaaaaattaaaattaattaactttCACATTAAAATTTTTCAGTAATACAAATTTTAACTTTGAAGAAGCATGACGCATcagtaaaaaagaagagaaatataCAAAGAGTTGAGAGATGCTGTCCCAAAGAATAAGTTGCTGCTATTAAAGACACTATTGGCGATGGATAGCAAATTCAAAAAGGCTCAGAGTTGagagcaaaaaaaaatatatgctgCAAGAATGTAAAGAGAGTaaaattttgagaaagaaaaaaaacctaTAATAAAAGACGTGTACTCACATTCTctatatgtatttaaatttttttaatgtaaaaaagtattaatattaattatttgctagtccaaaaataaaaaatttgttgatCCCTAACCGTACTCATTATACTAAATTACAATGACGATAATCCTGATAGACAAATAAGTGGAACTCCGGTTTTTGTTGTGCAAGTCAATAATTTGTCTTCGGCTATGATTGGCACATGCTTGGAAATTGATCAGAGGgttttctcccccttttttttgtggtataaataattaataaatagagGATTTTACTTCTTATCATTTATCAAAGTTCACATGCTAATAGTGATAAAGAAATAAAGGACAAGAGGGGGAGAAAAATGAATTATGCTTTCATGTAATGATAATGATTCTTCGTAATATTGGATACATATAGCTTTTAAACTTTAAAACCATAGTTTCCATatgataaaaagaaagaaagaaatataaaagtaaaaagaCTTATATACGAGACAATAATATCTATACATCCATGTTTTAACTTTAATAAAACTAAACCAAACATGACTTTTGTGATTCTTGTAAAAGAAGTTTCTATTTTACTAACACAGCTTAGTAATGGAAGATGCTGAccaatttgtatttaattttctATCTAAAGCTTTATATAAGCTAATTGTTAGATCGATCTAAATTAATTCttactatatattttttataatactatttttaatataataaaatgttgtaaatatactttatattaaaattatagatAAGATTGCAATAATATTATTCATTCCTAACATgacctttaattatttattagatGATGATGAAAATAACTCCAACATCCTATGTTTctccaagaaagaaaataaaaactctGTCTACCTTTGTCGGTATGTCCAAACATAATTGCATATATAGGCCTTACTCTGAGCCTTGAGATAGATTCATATCATGTCTTGTACCTCATAATAACATGCATAATCAAATTGTGTCACTTAATAATCATCTACCGTATCTACAATCACGAtgaaaggaaaaataattaagaaacaATATTAGGTAATTAACTTTTTTAATTGATATCagttaatcttttttaaaaatattttacttattttaaattctaaataaatcctaaatcataaacatttaactttaaattttaaattataaatttaataaacactaaaattgactaatattaattaataaaaaattaattcccTCTATTTTTTTCGTAATTAAGTGCTGATGAATTTTAACGAGGGAttggttattttgatttttgaggtTTGGGCCTCATAAATTAGTATGAAACcaagataaattaattatttactatatTATTTGAGATAATCAAAATGCCTTGGCCAACTTGGCAAGAAAGCGTTAGTTTAATCCACATatgaatatttatatatataaaaaaaaggccgtaacaaatattattaaacaatgaaaacatgaaaatgtgTATCTTTGACAATAAGGATATGATTGGTTAATGAATGtgtatataatttaattagtttcatAGACACAACACATGTAGATTGAAAGTGAAAGGCTTATCACATGATCAACCATTATTCAACCTTCATGCCTATAGCAAACAAAAAACTACAATGGTTATAACTTTCATATGTATTGACaaagatataaatatttatataatttttatttaaatttttagataaataatttgataatatgttagaatttttatgaatatataacaaattttgatttttttttgctataacacaaataaagagataatagaatttgatttttgtttactaaaaaataaaaaagggaaaaaattatCTACAACTATTGATTAAGGAGATAGAATTGAAtatagaaatttaaaaaatacttaatcaataataaaaattattaaaattttaagattttggtATCTTATATTCTAAGaatacaattaaaaatattataaatttttttataaaaattaataaaaatatattttaatacattaaatacataaaaaaattttaaaatttttattattatattcttaaaatgtATAATTACAAATAAGCTAGCCAAatccaaacttttttttttatagagaaAATCAAGTGTCATAAAATGGTCCTATGACCTGGTATCTTTTAATGACATGATATAAAGTTTGAAATCTTAAAAAATATGCAGATTTTACAGTTTGAATGAAaggatttaaataataaatacttattagtcaccaaaaaaaataatgaatacttattaattattataaggtTTGTAATGTTGTTGTATTTAATGGCGCCACTGAACATGGTTTGTCCAAGTTAGTTGTCATGTTGTTCCAAGTCATTAGCAATTAAGAACCCTAAGATTCCAAACACAatacttttattaaataaatttcctCACATCCATGTTCTATGGATTTGagtacctctctctctctcttctgacACCACTCTATACAAATTGCCAAAACCTCTTCTGTGTGCTGATGCAGCAGCTGGCACAGGAAAGTGCCTTTCACAATagagaaagagaaaattaaacacCTCATCTATCTCATCATGCACATTTTGTACTTGATGAATTGCCACAACCACCTTTTTgagtttttcttctttcttctgaaaATAACACTGCTTTTTCCTCTTATTAGCACTTTGATCTCACTCAGAACATGAAGAAAAGGGTTGTTACTTGCTAAAAAGCTTAAAGCAGAAAAGTAACAGGTGGTGTTAATGTAATGATGGAATGAAATCTTTTCTCTCTGTAGTAGGATAAAAGGGTGTAGAAAGGTGCTTTGTGGAGCCTTTGGGAATGAGCATTCCAAAAGGGTAataaaaagttgaagactttAGAAAAAGTTTTGAACTTGTGGGTGAGAAAACAAAGGTTCCAAGTTCTAAAAGGTAGAAGAAGATTTGAAGCAGCAGCATAGAATAGAAATAGCAAATAGGGATTTAATAATGCCAACAGTGTGGTTCTCACTGAAGAGGTCACTACACTGCAAATCAGATGCATCAGAAGTTCATGATCCTAAATCAAGGAAGCAGCAATTGAGCACAATCTTAACCACAAAGAGGGCATCAGGTAGGTCAGGATGCTCAAGGTCCATTGCAAATCTCAAAGATGTCATCCATGGAAGCAAGAGGCACATTGAGAAGCCACCAACTTGCAGCCCAAGATCCATAGGTAGCAGTGAGTTCCTCAACCCCATAACACATGAAGTCATCTTGAGCAATTCAAGGTGTGAACTCAAAATCACTGGCTATGGTGGAGGCTTCCATGAAGGGCTTGGAACTGTTGGTAACAATGgtaataacaacaatggtggtgCTCTTGGTAGTGAAAATTCAACCTTTGTTGGAACTTTAAGGCCTGGTACCCCTGGACCTGGAGGGCACCCTACAATGCACTACTTTAACCCTTCCTTTAGGCCTTCAACCACCCCACCAAGGAAATCTCCTTTCCTTTTAGGAGATAGTAATAAAGAAGGGTCTGGCTtccatggtggtggtggtgctgctGCTGGATTTCATCATTCAAGCAATAGATTGTCTCTTGAGACAGATTCCAATGGGGCTTGCACTGTTACTTGTCACAAATGTGGAGAGCAATTCACCAAATGGGATGCTGCTGAAGCTCATCATCTCTCCAAGCATGCTGGTAGGGTAA contains:
- the LOC112771477 gene encoding uncharacterized protein, whose protein sequence is MPTVWFSLKRSLHCKSDASEVHDPKSRKQQLSTILTTKRASGRSGCSRSIANLKDVIHGSKRHIEKPPTCSPRSIGSSEFLNPITHEVILSNSRCELKITGYGGGFHEGLGTVGNNGNNNNGGALGSENSTFVGTLRPGTPGPGGHPTMHYFNPSFRPSTTPPRKSPFLLGDSNKEGSGFHGGGGAAAGFHHSSNRLSLETDSNGACTVTCHKCGEQFTKWDAAEAHHLSKHAVTELVEGDSSRKIVEIICRTSWLKSENQCGRIERVLKVHNMQKTLARFEEYREMVKIKASKLQKKHPRCLADGNELLRFYGTTVACSLGLNGSSSLCLSERCCVCRIIRNGFSAKKELKGGIGVFTTSTSGRAFESIEVIDQDPSLRKVLIVCRVIAGRVHRPLENIQEIAGQTGFDSLAGKVGLYSNIEELYLLNPRALLPCFVVICKP